A genomic segment from Luteolibacter ambystomatis encodes:
- a CDS encoding NYN domain-containing protein encodes MPSVPSSSLAILIDADNASPTVIAALLAEAAKYGTASVKRIYGDWTHDRLGGWKKELLHHSIQPIQQFAYTTGKNATDSAMIIDAMDLLYTNRFQGFCLVSSDSDFTRLATRIREQGLTVYGFGEKKTPAPFVSACDKFIHTELLEVPGEEKDTKPDKPTAKDLRKNTKLINLIDQAIKAGTPEESDWANLGAVGSLINKQHPAFDSRSYGYPKLRSLIEATGLYEFNPSEKHLQVRRRPKA; translated from the coding sequence ATGCCATCCGTCCCATCTTCCTCCCTCGCGATTCTGATCGACGCGGACAACGCCTCGCCGACGGTCATCGCCGCGCTGCTGGCTGAGGCCGCCAAATACGGCACGGCCAGCGTCAAAAGAATCTATGGCGACTGGACCCATGACCGCCTGGGAGGATGGAAAAAAGAACTGCTCCATCACTCCATCCAGCCCATCCAACAGTTCGCATACACGACCGGGAAAAACGCGACGGATAGTGCCATGATCATCGACGCGATGGATCTGCTCTACACGAACCGCTTCCAAGGCTTCTGCCTCGTCTCCAGCGACAGTGATTTCACCCGGCTGGCAACGCGTATTCGCGAGCAAGGCCTGACGGTCTATGGATTCGGAGAGAAAAAGACACCCGCTCCGTTCGTCTCTGCCTGTGACAAATTCATCCACACCGAACTGCTGGAAGTGCCGGGTGAAGAAAAAGACACCAAACCGGACAAACCCACCGCCAAGGATCTGCGGAAAAACACAAAACTGATCAATCTCATCGATCAAGCGATCAAAGCCGGAACCCCGGAAGAAAGCGATTGGGCGAATCTCGGAGCTGTCGGCAGCCTGATCAACAAACAACATCCCGCCTTTGATTCGCGCTCTTACGGATACCCCAAGCTCCGGAGTCTCATCGAGGCAACCGGCCTCTACGAATTCAACCCGTCGGAAAAACATCTTCAGGTCAGACGAAGACCCAAGGCCTGA
- a CDS encoding glycoside hydrolase family 20 protein, translated as MFRSISPVLLCGVAAVAQAQVPLPASVQAGSGKFVLKADDAIQTNSPVAAKEAEKFAAGLRTSTGLPLTVGTAQARIRIGIDESVRAAAGDEGYRLNVTPEQIQLTAATAEGLYHGIQTLRQLLPPAAFSTQKVGGIEWSMGSVKIDDRPRFGWRGFMLDESRHFFGMDYVKHLLDAMAARKMNVFHWHLSDDDGWRIEIKSWPKLTEVGAWRGTECALPNTREGETHKRYGGFYTQEQIKEIVAYAAERHIDIMPELDMPGHCLAVVTAYPETLPGTADDSVSVQGVKSNVISPAREENYKMVDDIIREVATLFPFQFIHVGGDEVNHNAWSKDPRIKELMERENLKNLSAVQNYFTRRLEGIISKHQRRMVGWNEILGGGNLRPDTTVMAWTGTGPGFEAAKKGHPVIMAPGPYCYFDMGYGGPDEPKTHWWAGNVETSKTYSFDPTAGGNLTPDQQALIQGAHSALWTEFVTDGEAADYRIFPRLNALAEVAWTPQEKRNWDDFTKRFGNDLERLHYQGIAFRVPPPTALWKQGVAKLVPPFPGAEMHYTTDGSKPTATSPRYESVIPITDPNKLRYITVFHGRTSPAKNGAEREGFAKWSPENITADWKPVDFDATSVVTADGIHRAVFQFNSGGKKLMIRKVELLRDGKVIATDAHDGESGGKAVNNSYRLPVTGHRSGSKYTLRAEIKGDGGNDSRGGISLDRAEGLEPEMTVTATANGYQDHTTASLPTWTPGAFFWSDRPLKDGDTVTFTFKNPLPLRQVELPTGEASGTKDQIQNAVLEVSADGKSFKKVADFSYGSAKAALDGKAVTAIRLRATGAHAGWCIVRLPLLK; from the coding sequence ATGTTTCGTTCCATTTCTCCGGTTCTGTTGTGCGGCGTGGCCGCGGTCGCCCAAGCGCAGGTTCCCCTTCCGGCCTCGGTGCAGGCGGGCAGCGGCAAGTTCGTCTTGAAAGCGGACGATGCCATCCAAACCAACTCGCCGGTCGCCGCAAAGGAGGCAGAGAAGTTCGCCGCCGGTCTGCGGACCTCCACCGGTCTGCCGCTCACAGTCGGCACGGCACAGGCGCGGATCCGGATCGGCATCGATGAATCGGTGAGAGCCGCCGCCGGAGACGAAGGCTACCGGCTGAACGTCACCCCGGAGCAGATCCAGCTCACCGCCGCCACGGCGGAGGGCCTCTACCACGGCATCCAGACGCTGCGGCAGTTGCTGCCACCCGCCGCGTTTTCCACACAAAAGGTGGGTGGCATCGAATGGTCGATGGGCAGCGTGAAGATCGACGACCGCCCGCGCTTCGGTTGGCGCGGCTTCATGCTCGATGAGTCCCGCCACTTCTTCGGCATGGACTATGTGAAACATCTGCTCGATGCCATGGCGGCACGGAAGATGAACGTCTTCCATTGGCACCTTTCCGATGATGATGGCTGGCGCATCGAGATCAAATCGTGGCCGAAGCTTACCGAGGTCGGTGCCTGGAGAGGCACCGAATGCGCGCTGCCGAACACGCGCGAGGGCGAAACCCACAAACGCTACGGCGGCTTCTACACCCAGGAACAGATCAAGGAGATCGTGGCCTATGCGGCGGAACGCCACATCGACATCATGCCGGAACTGGACATGCCCGGCCACTGCCTGGCCGTGGTGACCGCTTATCCGGAAACGCTTCCCGGTACGGCGGACGACAGCGTCTCCGTGCAGGGCGTGAAGTCCAACGTGATCTCGCCCGCCCGCGAGGAGAACTACAAGATGGTGGATGACATCATCCGCGAGGTCGCCACGCTGTTCCCCTTCCAGTTCATCCATGTCGGCGGTGACGAAGTGAACCACAACGCCTGGTCGAAGGATCCGAGGATCAAGGAGCTGATGGAGCGCGAGAATCTCAAGAACCTGAGCGCGGTTCAGAACTACTTCACGCGCAGACTTGAAGGCATCATCAGCAAGCACCAGCGCCGCATGGTCGGCTGGAATGAAATCCTCGGCGGCGGCAACCTGCGTCCGGATACCACCGTGATGGCCTGGACCGGCACCGGCCCGGGATTCGAGGCCGCGAAGAAAGGCCATCCGGTGATCATGGCCCCGGGCCCCTACTGCTACTTCGACATGGGCTACGGTGGCCCCGACGAACCAAAGACGCATTGGTGGGCGGGCAACGTCGAGACTTCGAAAACCTACTCATTCGATCCAACCGCCGGCGGCAATCTCACTCCCGACCAGCAGGCTCTCATCCAAGGCGCTCACAGCGCACTGTGGACCGAGTTCGTCACCGATGGAGAAGCCGCGGACTACCGCATCTTCCCGCGCCTCAACGCCCTCGCGGAAGTTGCGTGGACCCCGCAGGAGAAGCGCAACTGGGATGATTTCACCAAGCGTTTCGGCAACGATCTGGAGCGCTTGCATTACCAGGGCATCGCCTTCCGCGTTCCGCCGCCGACCGCATTGTGGAAACAGGGTGTCGCGAAGCTGGTGCCGCCCTTCCCCGGCGCGGAAATGCACTACACCACCGATGGCAGCAAACCAACCGCCACTTCACCGCGCTATGAATCGGTGATCCCGATCACTGATCCGAACAAGCTGCGTTACATCACCGTCTTCCACGGCCGCACCAGCCCGGCGAAGAATGGCGCGGAGCGCGAAGGCTTCGCGAAGTGGTCGCCGGAGAACATCACCGCGGACTGGAAGCCGGTCGACTTCGACGCGACCTCCGTTGTCACCGCGGATGGCATTCATCGCGCTGTGTTCCAATTCAACAGCGGCGGAAAGAAGCTCATGATCCGCAAGGTCGAGCTGCTCCGCGACGGCAAGGTCATCGCCACCGATGCTCATGACGGCGAGAGTGGCGGCAAGGCCGTGAACAACAGCTATCGCCTGCCCGTCACCGGTCATCGCAGCGGATCGAAGTACACACTGCGTGCGGAGATCAAGGGCGATGGCGGCAACGATTCACGCGGTGGCATTTCGCTGGATCGCGCGGAAGGCCTGGAACCCGAGATGACAGTGACTGCCACCGCCAATGGCTATCAGGATCACACCACGGCCTCACTCCCCACCTGGACCCCCGGCGCGTTTTTCTGGTCGGATCGCCCGCTGAAGGATGGAGACACGGTGACCTTCACCTTCAAGAATCCGCTGCCACTCCGCCAGGTGGAACTGCCCACCGGGGAAGCCTCCGGCACCAAGGACCAGATCCAGAACGCGGTCCTCGAAGTCTCCGCCGACGGGAAGTCCTTCAAGAAGGTGGCGGATTTCTCCTATGGCAGCGCCAAGGCCGCCCTCGATGGCAAGGCGGTCACCGCAATCCGGCTCCGCGCCACAGGTGCCCACGCCGGTTGGTGCATCGTGCGGTTGCCCCTGCTGAAATAA
- a CDS encoding c-type cytochrome: MKLPLPLLALTALAAQADPFLTYENRPLGTADAPLLISTYLPDPSLDPAVFSHHHVGEAVRKYSPEKGVDLPGYESPIPGVPAALAVNFGKDLSYVFDTVECRPLYAWQGGFLDFTPYWGDQARGSRVSFDYVPRLVGTLFQKASGKHPISINGKPADADGPLQYIGYKLEKGVPRFTVKSGKTLLRVKITPGKQPLSCHYEWSSDPAAKLVYKEGGFTASGDGKIEFDYQGKAVGEFTGYQVKLDLSKPSAKTGSALFGNFGCATCHSIDGAGGHGPTLAGLANSTVELEGGGTAKADTEYLLESLRNPNAKIVKGYPPNYMPPFAALSDVELKSMVLYIQSLPKPE; this comes from the coding sequence ATGAAATTGCCATTACCTCTTCTCGCCCTCACCGCCTTGGCGGCCCAGGCGGATCCGTTTCTCACCTATGAGAACCGGCCGCTCGGGACCGCGGACGCGCCGCTCCTCATCAGCACCTATCTGCCGGACCCGAGCCTCGATCCGGCGGTTTTCTCCCACCACCACGTGGGGGAAGCGGTGCGGAAATACAGCCCGGAAAAAGGTGTGGACCTCCCCGGATACGAATCCCCCATCCCCGGCGTCCCCGCGGCATTGGCCGTGAACTTCGGAAAGGATCTCTCCTACGTGTTCGACACGGTGGAATGCCGCCCGCTCTATGCTTGGCAGGGTGGCTTCCTCGATTTCACGCCGTATTGGGGTGATCAGGCACGCGGCTCCCGCGTCTCGTTCGACTACGTGCCGCGCTTGGTCGGCACGCTGTTCCAGAAGGCTTCCGGCAAGCACCCGATCAGCATCAACGGCAAGCCCGCGGATGCGGATGGCCCGCTGCAATACATCGGCTACAAGCTGGAGAAAGGCGTGCCGCGCTTCACGGTGAAATCCGGCAAGACTCTCCTGCGCGTGAAGATCACCCCGGGCAAACAGCCGCTGTCCTGCCACTACGAGTGGAGCAGCGATCCTGCCGCCAAGCTGGTTTACAAGGAGGGCGGGTTCACCGCCTCCGGTGACGGCAAGATCGAGTTCGATTACCAAGGAAAGGCGGTGGGTGAATTCACCGGCTATCAGGTGAAGCTGGACCTTTCGAAACCCAGCGCGAAGACGGGCAGCGCCCTTTTCGGCAACTTCGGCTGCGCCACCTGCCACTCGATCGACGGCGCGGGCGGACATGGCCCGACACTGGCCGGTCTCGCCAACAGCACCGTGGAACTCGAAGGCGGAGGCACGGCGAAGGCCGACACGGAGTACCTGCTGGAGTCCCTCCGCAATCCGAACGCGAAAATCGTCAAAGGCTATCCACCGAACTACATGCCGCCGTTCGCCGCCCTGTCGGACGTCGAGCTGAAGTCCATGGTCCTCTACATCCAATCCCTTCCCAAGCCCGAATGA
- a CDS encoding helix-turn-helix domain-containing protein, which yields MLGESFFEAGHELVKASSYGQVSDLLFGRIRKLIGAAEVVLFDFATDLSVVRVVGEGPVAETLRQDLEGVRGWISEHDRRFPDDSSVLCTALTGGELREAPDVAEWLKQIGCSDIIGARLIRGRFRSGSMAVIKKDSIFDTDERERLQAAVLVARSVLSRLLDANYERSVLDRLMHSRKETTNAVFMLRGDVVIPYNPGAVSYADSCWEKDEVEHALAPEMIEALNKAITASWSSPVDAQWAELDLDLGGGLVRIGALARPEGNIIIYFAPPPRQISGGGTVPMLTRRQCDIMDWIAEGKTSAEVAIILEISPRTVEKHLEAVFQRFGVENRVAAVRSYLEAKGGLIPGQGA from the coding sequence ATGCTTGGTGAATCTTTCTTTGAGGCCGGCCACGAGCTGGTGAAGGCATCCAGCTACGGTCAGGTCTCGGATTTGCTCTTCGGCCGCATCCGTAAGCTGATTGGCGCCGCCGAGGTGGTGCTTTTCGATTTCGCGACCGACCTTTCGGTGGTCCGCGTGGTGGGTGAGGGGCCGGTGGCGGAGACACTCCGGCAGGATCTCGAAGGAGTCCGTGGATGGATATCCGAGCATGACCGCCGGTTCCCGGATGATTCCTCGGTGCTCTGCACGGCGCTCACCGGCGGCGAGCTCCGCGAGGCACCGGATGTGGCCGAATGGCTGAAGCAGATCGGCTGCTCCGACATCATCGGCGCCCGCCTCATCCGCGGCCGGTTCCGCTCCGGCAGCATGGCCGTCATCAAGAAGGACAGCATTTTCGATACCGACGAACGCGAACGTCTTCAGGCCGCCGTGCTCGTCGCGCGCAGCGTGCTTTCCCGCCTGCTGGATGCGAACTACGAGCGCAGCGTGCTGGACCGTCTCATGCACTCCCGCAAGGAGACGACGAATGCCGTCTTCATGCTCAGGGGTGACGTGGTCATTCCCTATAATCCCGGGGCGGTTTCCTACGCCGATTCCTGCTGGGAAAAGGATGAGGTGGAGCATGCGCTTGCCCCGGAAATGATCGAGGCGCTCAACAAGGCGATCACGGCTTCGTGGTCCAGTCCGGTGGATGCCCAATGGGCGGAACTGGATCTGGATCTCGGTGGCGGCTTGGTCCGCATTGGTGCCCTTGCCCGGCCGGAGGGGAATATCATCATCTACTTTGCTCCGCCGCCACGCCAGATCTCCGGAGGAGGTACTGTGCCGATGCTGACCCGCCGCCAGTGCGACATCATGGACTGGATTGCCGAGGGCAAGACCAGCGCCGAGGTGGCCATCATTCTTGAGATCAGCCCGCGCACGGTGGAGAAGCATCTGGAAGCCGTGTTCCAGCGTTTCGGCGTGGAGAACCGTGTGGCTGCGGTCCGCAGCTATCTGGAGGCGAAGGGGGGCTTGATTCCCGGCCAGGGAGCGTGA
- a CDS encoding pseudouridine synthase, whose translation MLLAFFKPYGVLTQFTLDQPGQRTLADFGFPQRVYPLGRLDMDSEGLLLLSDEAGMNSKLLDPEAGHPRTYLAEVEGIPTREALQTLRKGGIDLKGHRTRACDARLLESSPDLPPRDPPVRFRKSVPTSWLELTLTEGKNRQVRRMTAAVGFPTLRLVRVAIGKLRLGEMEPGTWHELASADRDLIWKR comes from the coding sequence ATGCTGCTCGCCTTTTTCAAGCCTTACGGAGTGCTGACCCAATTCACACTGGACCAACCCGGCCAGCGGACTTTGGCGGATTTTGGATTCCCGCAGCGGGTGTATCCGCTGGGACGCCTCGACATGGATTCGGAGGGTCTCCTGCTGCTGAGCGATGAAGCGGGCATGAACAGCAAGCTCCTCGATCCCGAGGCCGGCCATCCCCGCACCTACCTCGCCGAAGTGGAAGGAATCCCGACCCGCGAGGCCCTGCAAACCTTGCGCAAGGGCGGCATCGATCTCAAAGGGCACCGCACCCGTGCGTGTGATGCCCGGCTGCTGGAATCCTCTCCCGATCTGCCGCCGCGCGATCCACCGGTGCGCTTCCGCAAATCGGTGCCAACCTCCTGGCTGGAACTGACGCTCACGGAGGGAAAAAACCGCCAGGTGCGGCGTATGACCGCTGCTGTCGGATTTCCCACACTGCGACTGGTGCGGGTGGCCATAGGCAAGCTCCGGCTCGGAGAAATGGAACCGGGCACCTGGCATGAACTGGCGTCTGCCGATCGCGATCTGATCTGGAAACGGTGA
- a CDS encoding polysaccharide lyase family 8 super-sandwich domain-containing protein yields MSFRRLLEAGGVCARMLALVLLLAAKAAAATDMETVEARLRTQILSSTPSVTTVQGYQSSLLSTGLWSDINYSDHGQTVWAPQTHLTRLLAMAQAYNKSGNTLYQDASLKASILQAYDAWFAINPYPTSTNWWFAAIGSAQAIGNTLVLMKGDLTTAQINTGAAKIAGNPASYGGLNRVDIAVSKVCRGIAQNDAVLVSGSFAYIGSVITVTTGEGIQPDGSFQQHGAQLYNQGYGSGYFSEVLTYSVLAAGTAYQVTAAQQKILVDAILDGSQQMVRGETFDYTASGRGLSRMNQSTNGNGLISPATNALALGDYRADELQALITRQTSSRTNHTADPALALVGHRHFWRSDFSTHQRPDFYTSVKISSTRTFQPESGNNEGLKNLYLGDGVTLIMRTGNEYDDIMPAWDWRRLPGTTVEQDTRSLKPSADWGVFGTSTYAGGVSDGLYGATAFNYSRYRVAAKKSWFDFDHEFVALGAAVNASTATSAVYTTLNQCLLNGTVTYKTSSGTQTLTSGTVTPSGLKWVHHDGTGYVFDTPVNNATIQAVSQSGSWASINSGSGYSTSNVSKNVFSLHVSQSAGSTGGSYNYIVVPGVTAAAMDAYVAAIPVRTVRNDATVQAVDNDSAGITQAAFYGADSITIAPGRTLSANGKAVVQVYRQPNNLQITSANPEALAMTLQVSTTGLDLSGGAQPDWFDSLGTATSTVNHPGGTSLGGTSIGLTLANDGAASPTITLANTIGSSSVAYSVPGSAADLTLAGNTTFQPDTNTTLELGNAIQGAFSLAKAGGGTVNLSGSNSYTGATIVNAGVVNLTGDHSAATGGWSIGNSANSTTATASFQAGSKIDTATGKSIVVNQAGSSPGAATLNVAGTVTNAGALSLVRAATANFNSGASWTQGGSMDIGPSSGTSYGTSVTVNSGATFSYNGTSAISLHPSSAAAGTTSLNLAGGTFTTARGFSNPVASSSGAANLVIQGGGTLKLSADVPTLATTAGSALNFQIGTGGGTIHTNGFNATLETVVSGTGALTKNGAGTLTLTGTNTYSGGTVIPSNGGMLVITRPAALGTGAITLSKSSTVTGSLALQFTGTNTLANTFSGFNSTTFNGDATQPCIENLSGITTITSALTVTGMGGNGLYVKSSGGFLTLAGTISHTVASVRSFGLGGAGDGVVTGNILDGSGGFPLVKDGTGTWTLAGTNSYSGSTTINGGTLRIGNGGATGTLGVSGATNNATLEVCRSNAYTISNAISGTGSFVQSGSGTTTLTGANSYSGDTRVTGGSLVISSAMLADAGAVEISSAATLKLGFAGSDTVQSLSFDGELQLAGTWGSIGSGAEHETVRITGTGLLLVVSGEDPFVVWMDGFPSLAAQDKAATADPDHDGFNNLVEFALHLDPSTPNALSAPTVTGNSLKWRYTLNPGAGGITVVPEWSTDLITWHSEGITTMEVGDDGGTLTMEASVPRVADEKKFLRLRVTR; encoded by the coding sequence TTGAGCTTCCGGCGTCTGCTGGAGGCAGGGGGTGTTTGCGCCCGGATGCTGGCGCTCGTCCTGTTGCTGGCGGCCAAGGCAGCCGCCGCCACAGACATGGAGACGGTCGAAGCGCGCTTGCGTACGCAGATCCTCAGTTCGACACCGTCCGTGACGACGGTGCAGGGCTACCAGTCTTCGCTCCTCTCCACCGGGCTCTGGTCGGACATCAACTACTCGGACCATGGGCAGACGGTATGGGCTCCGCAGACGCATCTCACCCGCCTGCTGGCGATGGCGCAGGCGTATAATAAAAGCGGCAACACGCTGTATCAGGATGCATCGCTGAAAGCCTCGATCCTGCAGGCTTACGATGCGTGGTTCGCCATCAATCCCTATCCCACCAGCACCAACTGGTGGTTCGCCGCGATCGGCAGTGCCCAGGCCATCGGCAATACGCTCGTCTTGATGAAAGGGGATCTCACCACCGCGCAGATCAATACGGGTGCGGCAAAGATCGCGGGCAATCCGGCTTCCTATGGCGGTCTCAACCGCGTCGATATTGCCGTGTCGAAGGTCTGCCGCGGCATCGCCCAGAATGACGCGGTGCTGGTGAGCGGTTCCTTCGCCTACATCGGAAGCGTGATCACCGTCACCACCGGTGAGGGTATCCAGCCGGACGGTTCCTTCCAGCAGCATGGCGCGCAACTCTACAACCAGGGCTATGGCTCCGGCTATTTCTCCGAGGTGCTCACGTATTCGGTGCTGGCTGCCGGCACGGCGTATCAGGTGACCGCGGCCCAGCAGAAGATTCTGGTCGATGCGATCCTGGATGGCAGCCAGCAGATGGTCCGTGGCGAAACCTTCGACTACACCGCATCCGGACGCGGTCTGTCCCGCATGAACCAATCGACCAATGGCAATGGCCTCATCAGTCCCGCGACCAACGCGCTGGCGCTCGGCGACTATCGTGCGGACGAACTCCAGGCGTTGATCACACGGCAGACTTCATCGCGGACGAACCACACCGCGGACCCAGCGCTCGCTTTGGTTGGCCATCGGCATTTCTGGCGATCCGATTTTTCCACCCACCAACGCCCCGATTTTTACACCTCCGTCAAAATATCCTCCACCCGTACCTTCCAACCGGAGAGCGGGAACAACGAAGGGCTGAAGAACCTTTATCTTGGCGATGGCGTCACCCTGATCATGCGGACGGGGAATGAATACGACGACATCATGCCGGCTTGGGATTGGCGGCGTCTTCCCGGCACCACCGTCGAGCAGGACACACGTTCGCTGAAGCCGTCCGCCGACTGGGGCGTGTTTGGCACCAGCACCTATGCGGGGGGCGTTTCCGACGGGCTCTATGGTGCGACGGCCTTCAACTACAGCCGCTATCGCGTCGCCGCGAAAAAAAGCTGGTTCGATTTCGATCATGAGTTCGTGGCGCTCGGCGCGGCGGTGAACGCCTCCACCGCGACCTCGGCGGTGTATACGACCCTCAACCAGTGCCTGCTCAACGGCACGGTCACCTACAAGACCTCGTCTGGAACGCAGACGCTCACCTCCGGCACGGTCACGCCTTCGGGGTTGAAATGGGTCCATCACGATGGAACCGGATATGTGTTCGATACTCCCGTCAACAACGCCACCATCCAGGCGGTTTCGCAGAGCGGAAGCTGGGCCTCGATCAACAGCGGCTCAGGTTACTCGACCTCGAACGTTTCCAAGAATGTCTTCTCGCTGCATGTCAGCCAGTCCGCAGGGAGCACGGGCGGCTCCTACAATTACATCGTTGTTCCCGGTGTCACCGCGGCGGCCATGGACGCCTATGTGGCTGCGATTCCAGTGCGGACCGTGCGGAACGATGCCACGGTCCAGGCGGTGGACAACGATTCCGCAGGCATCACGCAGGCGGCTTTCTACGGTGCGGATAGTATCACGATCGCGCCGGGGAGGACGCTGTCAGCGAATGGCAAGGCGGTCGTGCAGGTGTACCGCCAGCCGAACAATCTCCAGATCACCAGCGCCAACCCGGAGGCCCTGGCGATGACCCTCCAGGTCTCCACCACCGGGCTCGATTTGTCAGGAGGAGCCCAGCCGGATTGGTTCGACTCTCTCGGCACGGCGACCTCCACGGTGAATCATCCCGGCGGCACATCGCTTGGCGGGACGTCCATCGGGCTCACTCTGGCGAATGATGGCGCTGCATCTCCGACCATCACCCTCGCCAATACCATCGGATCTTCATCGGTGGCCTACAGCGTGCCTGGCAGTGCTGCCGATCTGACGCTCGCCGGAAACACCACGTTCCAACCTGATACCAATACCACATTGGAGCTGGGCAATGCGATCCAAGGTGCTTTCTCGCTTGCGAAGGCGGGTGGGGGCACGGTGAATCTCTCCGGCTCCAACAGCTACACCGGTGCCACCATCGTGAATGCCGGAGTGGTGAATCTCACCGGCGATCATTCCGCCGCCACCGGTGGATGGAGCATCGGCAACAGTGCGAACTCCACGACCGCCACGGCTTCGTTCCAGGCCGGTTCGAAGATTGATACCGCTACGGGGAAGAGCATCGTGGTCAACCAGGCCGGATCGAGTCCCGGAGCTGCGACCTTGAATGTGGCCGGGACGGTCACGAATGCCGGAGCACTGTCGCTGGTCCGGGCCGCGACTGCCAATTTCAATTCCGGTGCTTCGTGGACCCAGGGTGGCTCCATGGACATCGGTCCTTCCTCCGGCACCAGCTATGGCACCAGCGTGACCGTCAACAGCGGCGCGACGTTCAGTTACAATGGCACGTCCGCCATCAGTCTGCATCCGTCCTCCGCTGCGGCAGGCACGACCAGCCTGAACTTGGCCGGCGGCACATTCACCACGGCGCGGGGTTTCAGCAATCCCGTGGCATCCAGCAGCGGTGCGGCGAATCTGGTGATCCAGGGCGGAGGCACTCTCAAACTGTCCGCGGATGTGCCCACGCTCGCCACCACCGCGGGCAGCGCGCTCAATTTCCAGATCGGCACCGGCGGCGGCACGATTCATACGAACGGTTTCAATGCCACGCTGGAGACCGTGGTTTCCGGCACCGGTGCGCTGACGAAAAACGGCGCTGGCACGCTCACGTTGACCGGGACCAATACCTACAGCGGCGGTACCGTGATCCCCTCGAACGGAGGCATGCTGGTGATCACGCGGCCCGCGGCTCTCGGCACCGGCGCGATTACGCTCTCGAAGAGTTCCACCGTGACCGGATCGCTGGCGCTCCAATTCACCGGGACGAACACGCTCGCCAACACGTTCTCCGGTTTCAATTCGACCACCTTCAATGGCGATGCCACCCAGCCCTGCATCGAGAACCTCTCCGGCATCACCACGATCACCAGTGCGCTGACCGTGACTGGCATGGGCGGCAATGGTCTCTATGTGAAATCCAGCGGTGGCTTCCTCACGCTTGCGGGTACCATCAGCCACACCGTGGCCTCGGTCCGATCCTTTGGTCTCGGTGGAGCGGGCGATGGCGTGGTGACCGGGAATATCCTCGATGGCAGCGGTGGCTTCCCGCTGGTGAAGGATGGAACAGGCACCTGGACGCTGGCGGGCACGAACAGCTACTCCGGCAGCACCACCATCAATGGAGGCACGCTCCGTATCGGAAACGGCGGCGCCACCGGCACGCTCGGCGTGTCCGGCGCCACCAACAACGCGACGCTCGAGGTGTGCCGCTCGAACGCTTATACGATTTCGAATGCCATCTCCGGCACAGGCTCGTTTGTCCAATCCGGTAGCGGAACCACCACGCTCACCGGAGCGAACAGCTACTCGGGAGACACGCGCGTCACGGGTGGCTCGCTCGTCATTTCCTCCGCCATGCTGGCGGATGCGGGAGCGGTGGAGATTTCCTCGGCCGCCACGCTCAAGCTCGGCTTCGCCGGCAGCGATACCGTTCAAAGCCTGAGCTTCGATGGCGAGCTTCAGCTCGCGGGCACGTGGGGCTCGATCGGTTCTGGCGCGGAGCATGAAACGGTCCGCATCACCGGTACCGGGCTGCTGCTGGTGGTGAGTGGGGAAGATCCCTTCGTGGTGTGGATGGATGGTTTCCCGTCCCTTGCGGCTCAGGACAAGGCTGCAACCGCGGATCCGGATCACGACGGCTTCAACAATCTCGTCGAGTTCGCATTGCATCTCGATCCCTCCACGCCGAACGCGCTGTCTGCTCCAACTGTGACCGGGAACTCGCTGAAGTGGCGTTACACGCTCAATCCGGGCGCGGGTGGAATCACGGTGGTGCCCGAGTGGTCGACGGATCTGATCACCTGGCACTCGGAAGGAATCACCACGATGGAAGTCGGCGATGACGGTGGCACGCTCACGATGGAAGCGAGCGTACCGAGGGTGGCGGACGAGAAGAAATTCCTGCGCCTCCGGGTGACGAGATGA